Proteins encoded within one genomic window of Columba livia isolate bColLiv1 breed racing homer unplaced genomic scaffold, bColLiv1.pat.W.v2 Scaffold_134, whole genome shotgun sequence:
- the LOC135577689 gene encoding uncharacterized protein LOC135577689, with protein sequence MFSVPQTLQSVLKELLIQLQDPKSRLFCTYLEDHCLVSLAMLAGSDLGDREFALLYMAFRFLKEERLAMLSLVLTGIMTLSQTDEMARKMKVMLPDLMWVLQCGNKAIKIKALAIFRTVMAQLQREEASPIAVTLAGFLLPLFDDELSQLRESSISLFRDLMKMVVRNNKREMKNTVQCGLLPLFFRMSDQVQSVAKAAGEALLAAAELLRWKQLKQLVQTEQTWRIGESLLERDRSRAQEFLSQSLPYLRDAQASSREAAVRFIALQPLEQDSEPSICSLAAQTIHILGNPREQPRSRWTLRGLCCWPR encoded by the exons atgttctccgtgccccagaCCCTGCAAAGCGTTTTGAAGGAGCTGCTCATCCAACTCCAGGACCCAAAGAGCAGGCTCTTCTGCACGTACCTGGAGGACCACTGCCTCGTTAGCTTGGCT atgctggccgGCAGTGATCTGGGAGATCGGGAGTTTGCTCTGCTCTACATGGCCTTCAGgtttctgaaggaagaaaggctgGCCATGCTCTCCCTGGTGCTCACGGGCATCATGACGCTGTCACAGACAGACGAGATG gcaaggaaaatgaaggtcatgctgccagacctgaTGTGGGTCCTGCAGTGCGGCAACAAGGCCatcaagatcaaggctctggCCATCTTCAGAACCGTGATGGCTCAGCTGCAGAGGGAGGAGGCCAGCCCCATCGCCGTGACGCTGGCAGGatttctcctgcccctctttgatgac gagctgagccagctgagagagagctccatcagcctcttcagagacctgatgaagatGGTGGTGCGGAACAACAAGAGGGAGATGAAGAACACGGTGCAATGTGGcctgctccctctcttcttccgCATGAGTGACCAAgtgcagagcgtggccaag GCCGCTGGGGAAGCCCTCCTcgctgcagcagagctgctcaggtgGAAACAGCTCAAACAGCTGGTGCAGACAGAGCAGACATGGCGGATTGGAGAGAGCTTG ctggagcgggacaggagcagagctcaagagttcttgagTCAGAGCCTGCCGTACCtgagggatgctcaggccagctcaCGAGAGGCGGCCGTGAGGTTCATTG CCCTTCAGCCCTTGGAGCAGGACAGCGAACCCTccatctgctccctggcagcccagaCCATCCACATCCTGGGCAACCCAAGGGAGCAGCCACGATCGCGATGGACCCTGCGAGgcctgtgctgctggccccgcTAA